The following DNA comes from Shinella zoogloeoides.
CGCGAGGTTGACGGCGGCGCCGGTGACGCCCGGCACCTTTTCGATGGCCTTCTCCACCCGGCGCACGCAGGAGGCGCAGGTCATGTCGGAGATGGAAAGCTTGATGGTCTGCTGGTCGTTCGCGGTGGGCATGGTGCACCTTTCATCCTATTCGGATAGATCGTGCACCTTCCCATGATGTCAAGGTCAAGCGTCCTTTCGACGCATCACGCATCGGCCGGCGAATAGCCTTCCGCCTCGATGACGGAGGCGACGGCGGCCCGGTCGCCGGCATTGGCGATGGAGACGCGCTTGGCGGCAAGGTCGATATC
Coding sequences within:
- a CDS encoding heavy-metal-associated domain-containing protein — its product is MSNETTLAFTVSDMTCGHCAKTITNAVLAAYPSAKIDIDLAAKRVSIANAGDRAAVASVIEAEGYSPADA